In one window of Armatimonadota bacterium DNA:
- a CDS encoding sugar phosphate isomerase/epimerase, which yields MLRPCVFTDEISQDLEHALDVAEEFGVRAVELRGVWDESIVEQPDEEVARIRDILVARGFTVASIATGFYKCDLPGFPAREGVDEQAAAATVEQHVAMLRRAVELCRVLDAPVIRGFAFWRPAHVPVGIERDASGPSNKHLREADVPREAWTRMVAAFEEPVRIIESAGVVFGLENEHACGVGRGDETARFIEDLGSPSLRVAWDPGNAFFSGEVPYPDGYDHIRPYVAHVHVKDAAVEPDTGKARWVVMGTGEIDWPRQFRALIEGGYEGAVSLETHYTPAGGTREDGSRLCMAAMMDMLRDAGWHPD from the coding sequence ATGCTTCGTCCCTGTGTTTTCACCGACGAGATATCGCAAGATCTCGAGCATGCTCTTGACGTCGCCGAGGAGTTCGGCGTCCGCGCGGTCGAACTCAGGGGCGTGTGGGACGAGAGTATCGTCGAGCAGCCTGATGAAGAGGTGGCGCGAATCCGCGACATCCTTGTCGCACGCGGCTTCACGGTCGCCTCAATCGCAACCGGTTTCTACAAGTGCGACCTGCCGGGCTTCCCGGCGCGCGAGGGGGTGGACGAGCAGGCGGCGGCGGCGACGGTTGAGCAGCACGTAGCGATGCTCCGGCGGGCCGTGGAGTTGTGCCGGGTGCTCGATGCGCCGGTGATCCGCGGATTCGCTTTCTGGCGCCCGGCGCACGTGCCGGTGGGAATCGAGCGCGACGCGTCGGGCCCGAGCAACAAGCACTTGCGCGAGGCCGACGTCCCGCGTGAGGCCTGGACGCGCATGGTGGCCGCATTCGAGGAACCGGTGCGCATCATCGAATCGGCGGGTGTGGTGTTCGGACTCGAAAATGAACACGCGTGCGGCGTGGGCCGCGGCGATGAGACTGCCCGGTTCATCGAGGATCTCGGCTCGCCGAGCCTGCGCGTGGCATGGGATCCCGGGAATGCGTTTTTCTCTGGCGAGGTGCCGTATCCAGACGGCTACGACCACATCCGGCCGTATGTCGCGCATGTCCATGTCAAGGACGCCGCTGTGGAGCCGGACACGGGCAAGGCGCGCTGGGTGGTAATGGGCACCGGCGAGATTGACTGGCCACGCCAGTTCCGCGCGCTTATCGAAGGCGGATACGAGGGCGCGGTGTCGCTGGAAACGCACTACACGCCAGCGGGCGGGACGCGCGAAGACGGCAGTCGCCTATGCATGGCCGCGATGATGGACATGCTGCGCGACGCCGGGTGGCACCCGGATTAG
- a CDS encoding DUF177 domain-containing protein, with amino-acid sequence MKIDLTDIARTPGAHATHHFEEALARDPDVDLVEPARGSFSVTNTGRLLVLRGAMTAAVRLECARCCGPAVVALDIPLSEEFSARPAAESIEEQTIDVEEPDRAAFHENILDLTELVRQNVVINLPLQPLCREGCAGVCSRCGSDLNTGTCTCPPEEPHGPLAELKTLIERPD; translated from the coding sequence ATGAAAATCGATCTCACCGACATAGCGCGAACGCCGGGCGCGCACGCTACACATCATTTCGAGGAAGCGTTGGCTCGCGACCCCGATGTCGACCTGGTCGAGCCCGCGCGGGGCAGCTTCTCGGTCACCAATACGGGCCGACTGCTGGTCTTGCGCGGGGCGATGACCGCGGCGGTCCGTCTGGAATGCGCCCGGTGCTGCGGGCCGGCCGTGGTGGCGCTGGATATACCGCTGAGCGAGGAGTTCAGCGCGCGGCCCGCTGCGGAATCGATCGAAGAGCAAACCATAGATGTCGAGGAGCCCGACCGAGCAGCGTTCCACGAGAACATCTTGGATCTAACCGAACTCGTGCGACAGAACGTTGTCATCAACCTGCCGCTGCAGCCGCTGTGTCGCGAGGGGTGCGCAGGAGTGTGCTCGCGCTGCGGCAGCGATCTCAACACGGGCACGTGCACCTGCCCGCCAGAGGAGCCGCACGGGCCGCTCGCCGAACTGAAGACGCTCATCGAACGTCCGGACTAA
- the rpmF gene encoding 50S ribosomal protein L32, with translation MALPKRKISKSRRDNRRANWKLTPPNFSRCPQCHEYRMPHQACPSCGYYSGRAAVQVKERKSQK, from the coding sequence TTGGCTCTGCCCAAGCGAAAGATCTCGAAGAGCCGCCGTGACAACAGGCGCGCGAACTGGAAGCTGACGCCGCCGAACTTCAGCAGATGCCCCCAGTGCCACGAATACCGAATGCCGCACCAAGCATGTCCGTCCTGCGGCTACTACTCCGGCCGCGCCGCCGTGCAGGTGAAGGAACGCAAGTCGCAGAAGTAA
- the plsX gene encoding phosphate acyltransferase PlsX, with amino-acid sequence MGGDHAPAAIVEAAVLATRDLGVSVALVGDEQSVRAELGKYAPPPGSVEIVHASQIIEMHESPSAALRGKLDASMTVAARIVADGKADAVVSAGNSGAFMGAALLNLGTIEGVSRPAIATVLPSTDGSVVLLDAGANCDCRPKHLVQFACMGDVYARRVLHVDNPRIALLNIGEEPSKGNELTKSVHEALSATDLNFIGNVEGTGLMNGGADVVVCDGFIGNIALKLGEGWADLFVTLLMQELAQLPPTIRDSESFSSALEGLRRRLDYAEYGGALLLGVKHVVVISHGRSTAKAVVSAIRVAKESVENRVVEGVASCLRDRNVAARAEAANTAREDSRSN; translated from the coding sequence ATGGGAGGTGATCACGCGCCGGCGGCGATCGTCGAGGCGGCAGTTCTCGCGACGCGCGATCTCGGTGTCTCTGTGGCGCTGGTGGGGGACGAACAGAGCGTGCGGGCAGAACTTGGCAAGTATGCCCCGCCACCCGGCAGTGTCGAAATTGTCCACGCGTCCCAGATTATCGAGATGCACGAATCGCCGAGCGCGGCCCTACGCGGTAAGCTCGACGCCTCGATGACGGTAGCGGCCAGGATCGTCGCCGATGGCAAGGCCGACGCCGTCGTGTCCGCGGGCAATTCGGGAGCCTTTATGGGTGCTGCCCTCTTGAACCTGGGCACCATCGAAGGCGTCTCACGTCCCGCCATCGCCACCGTCCTGCCCAGCACAGACGGCAGCGTCGTGCTCCTCGACGCCGGGGCGAACTGCGATTGCCGGCCCAAGCACCTCGTGCAATTCGCCTGCATGGGCGATGTCTACGCTCGTCGGGTGCTCCACGTAGACAACCCACGCATCGCGCTGCTCAACATCGGCGAGGAGCCGTCCAAGGGCAATGAGTTGACGAAGAGCGTGCACGAGGCGTTGAGCGCCACGGATCTGAACTTCATCGGCAACGTTGAGGGTACCGGGCTGATGAACGGCGGCGCGGACGTTGTGGTGTGCGATGGCTTCATCGGCAACATCGCGCTTAAACTGGGGGAGGGGTGGGCCGACCTTTTCGTCACCCTGCTCATGCAAGAACTGGCGCAGCTTCCGCCGACGATCCGAGACAGCGAGAGCTTCTCGTCGGCGCTCGAGGGCTTGCGACGCCGGCTCGACTACGCCGAGTACGGCGGCGCTCTGCTCCTGGGTGTCAAGCACGTCGTTGTCATCAGCCACGGGCGCTCGACGGCAAAAGCCGTGGTGAGCGCCATCCGCGTGGCCAAAGAATCAGTCGAGAACCGCGTCGTCGAGGGCGTCGCGTCCTGCCTGCGTGACCGCAACGTTGCAGCACGAGCCGAAGCAGCGAATACAGCCCGGGAGGATTCTCGCAGCAATTGA
- a CDS encoding ketoacyl-ACP synthase III, producing MTTTIRSVGITGVSLCVPPRILTNLDLERMVDTSDEWIRTRTGIAERRVADPEVATSDLALGAARGALERARLQPEELDLVIVATVTPDMQFPATACIVQDKLGAARAAAFDLEAGCTGFVYGVSLASQAIATGGVANALVIGAEVLTRLVDWTDRSTCVIPGDGAGAGILQPVEEGRGVLSFVLRADGSGGDALKMPAGGSRVPTTAETVEQGLHYARMDGNEIFRFAVQVVEEVAVECLAKAGLTLADVDLIIPHQANVRIIEACAKRMNVPQEKWVCNVDRYGNTSAASIPMALAETVEAGRLTQGQLVLLVGFGAGLTYGAVAMRW from the coding sequence TTGACCACTACCATCCGTTCCGTCGGGATCACCGGCGTGTCCCTCTGCGTTCCCCCGCGGATCCTCACCAACCTCGACCTCGAGCGCATGGTGGACACCTCGGACGAATGGATTCGCACGCGCACAGGCATCGCCGAAAGGCGCGTCGCGGATCCGGAGGTCGCGACCTCCGATCTCGCGCTCGGGGCGGCGCGCGGGGCACTGGAGCGCGCGCGCCTTCAGCCCGAGGAACTCGATCTCGTCATCGTTGCGACGGTTACGCCGGACATGCAGTTCCCGGCGACCGCTTGCATCGTCCAGGACAAGCTCGGGGCCGCCCGCGCTGCCGCGTTTGACTTGGAGGCGGGCTGCACGGGCTTCGTGTACGGGGTCAGCCTTGCGAGCCAGGCGATCGCCACAGGCGGGGTCGCCAACGCTCTCGTCATCGGCGCGGAAGTGCTCACGCGTCTTGTGGACTGGACCGACCGCAGCACGTGCGTCATCCCCGGCGACGGGGCGGGAGCCGGCATCTTGCAGCCCGTGGAGGAGGGCCGAGGCGTCCTTTCCTTCGTGCTCCGCGCGGACGGGTCGGGCGGCGACGCGCTCAAGATGCCCGCTGGCGGGTCTCGCGTCCCTACCACTGCAGAGACGGTGGAGCAAGGGCTGCATTACGCCCGCATGGACGGCAACGAAATCTTCCGCTTCGCGGTGCAGGTGGTTGAAGAGGTGGCCGTCGAATGCCTGGCGAAAGCGGGGTTGACCCTGGCGGACGTGGATCTCATCATCCCGCACCAGGCCAACGTTCGGATCATCGAGGCGTGCGCCAAGCGGATGAACGTGCCGCAGGAGAAATGGGTCTGCAATGTTGATCGTTACGGCAACACGTCGGCGGCCTCGATCCCGATGGCGCTGGCGGAGACCGTCGAGGCGGGCAGGCTGACGCAGGGCCAGCTCGTGCTGCTGGTCGGCTTCGGCGCGGGACTGACGTACGGCGCTGTGGCGATGCGGTGGTAA
- a CDS encoding ACP S-malonyltransferase produces the protein MREGPAFLFPGQGSQRPGMGRDVYERWEAARAVFDEVSQAAGFDVAAACFEESGQTLESTAAVQPAMLAVELGCAAVLDEAGVEPAAAAGHSLGEFAAWTVCGAMTRADVASLVALRGRAMEEAAQRRPGAMAAILGLEHADVEAVCADASGAGVVVLANFNCPGQVVISGDRAAVQEAIRLAARRGGKARALPVAGAFHSPLMAPAAERFAEALGEVKVFDPAPPAAANATGDWVRSAAEVRAAAAAQMTSPVLWENCVGRLLDQGIRRFYEVGPGNVLAGLMRRIEPGAEVIPAGDDESLRRITG, from the coding sequence ATGCGCGAGGGGCCGGCGTTTCTTTTCCCCGGTCAGGGCTCGCAGCGGCCCGGCATGGGGCGCGACGTTTACGAGAGGTGGGAGGCGGCGCGCGCGGTATTTGACGAGGTGTCGCAGGCGGCCGGTTTCGACGTCGCCGCGGCGTGCTTCGAGGAGTCCGGGCAGACTCTCGAATCCACTGCGGCGGTCCAGCCGGCGATGCTCGCGGTAGAGCTAGGCTGTGCAGCGGTGCTAGATGAGGCGGGGGTGGAGCCGGCGGCGGCTGCAGGGCACAGCCTGGGCGAATTCGCCGCGTGGACCGTGTGCGGCGCGATGACGCGAGCGGATGTCGCCAGTCTCGTCGCGCTGCGCGGCCGCGCAATGGAGGAAGCGGCGCAGCGCCGTCCCGGTGCGATGGCGGCGATCCTCGGGCTCGAGCACGCCGATGTCGAGGCCGTGTGCGCTGACGCATCCGGCGCGGGCGTCGTCGTACTCGCGAACTTCAACTGCCCGGGGCAGGTCGTAATCTCGGGCGACCGCGCGGCGGTGCAGGAGGCGATCCGCCTCGCCGCGCGGCGAGGCGGGAAGGCGCGCGCGCTCCCCGTCGCGGGGGCGTTCCACTCGCCGCTTATGGCGCCGGCAGCCGAGAGGTTTGCCGAGGCCCTTGGCGAAGTCAAGGTCTTCGATCCGGCGCCGCCTGCGGCGGCCAATGCAACCGGCGACTGGGTGCGAAGCGCGGCGGAAGTCAGGGCGGCTGCTGCCGCCCAGATGACCAGCCCGGTGCTGTGGGAGAATTGCGTCGGCAGGCTGCTGGATCAAGGCATCCGCAGGTTCTATGAGGTGGGGCCTGGTAACGTCCTGGCCGGGCTGATGCGCAGGATAGAGCCTGGGGCGGAAGTGATTCCGGCCGGGGACGACGAATCCCTGCGGCGCATCACGGGGTAG
- the fabG gene encoding 3-oxoacyl-[acyl-carrier-protein] reductase — protein MTDLSGKIALVTGARRGLGRAIALAMARAGADIVVNDIPDGAAEAEAVAQEIQALGRKALVVSADVSDPAAVDGMVQQAADGREGLDILVNNAGIIRDALLLRITDEDWQRVIEVNLTGAFLCTRAAVRHMTKGDGAIVNMSSAVGLTGNIGQANYAASKAGIIGLTKSCARELAQRGIRVNAIAPGFIETDMTSRLPTHLRERALSHVPLARFGFPEEVAAVATFLASPAASYVTGQVISVDGGLVTA, from the coding sequence ATAACTGATCTTTCCGGCAAGATAGCACTGGTCACCGGCGCGCGGCGCGGCCTGGGCAGAGCCATTGCGCTGGCGATGGCGCGTGCCGGTGCTGACATCGTCGTCAACGATATCCCGGACGGCGCGGCCGAGGCGGAGGCGGTGGCGCAGGAAATCCAAGCTCTAGGGCGAAAAGCGCTGGTCGTCTCGGCCGATGTGTCGGACCCCGCGGCCGTGGACGGGATGGTGCAGCAGGCGGCGGACGGCCGCGAGGGGCTGGACATCCTGGTCAACAACGCGGGCATCATCCGCGATGCACTGCTGTTGCGCATCACCGACGAGGACTGGCAGCGCGTGATCGAGGTCAACTTAACCGGCGCGTTTCTGTGCACGCGCGCGGCGGTGAGGCATATGACGAAGGGGGACGGCGCGATCGTCAACATGAGTTCGGCGGTGGGGCTGACGGGCAACATCGGTCAGGCCAACTACGCCGCATCTAAGGCCGGCATCATCGGCCTCACCAAGAGCTGCGCGCGCGAACTCGCGCAGCGCGGAATTCGCGTCAACGCCATTGCGCCGGGCTTCATCGAGACCGACATGACGAGCCGCCTGCCGACACATCTGCGCGAGCGAGCGTTGTCGCACGTGCCACTCGCGCGATTCGGCTTTCCCGAGGAAGTGGCGGCCGTAGCGACCTTTCTGGCATCGCCGGCTGCCTCCTATGTCACCGGTCAGGTCATCTCGGTGGATGGCGGACTAGTCACCGCGTAG
- a CDS encoding acyl carrier protein, translating into MGDSRNCVSEESADASALTAPQEVGFVQEEVFAKVKKLVAEELNVDESEVTPEATFQDDLGADSLALVELIMAFEEKFEIENIPDEDAELIRTVQDAVNYIVRRKQAEASAA; encoded by the coding sequence ATGGGTGATTCCCGAAACTGCGTAAGTGAAGAGAGCGCAGACGCGTCGGCATTAACGGCGCCCCAGGAGGTGGGTTTCGTGCAAGAAGAAGTCTTCGCCAAGGTGAAGAAGCTGGTGGCCGAGGAATTGAACGTTGACGAAAGCGAGGTCACGCCCGAAGCAACGTTCCAGGATGACCTCGGCGCCGACTCTCTGGCCTTGGTCGAGCTGATCATGGCGTTCGAGGAGAAGTTCGAGATCGAGAACATCCCGGACGAGGACGCCGAACTGATCAGGACCGTGCAGGACGCGGTAAACTACATCGTGCGGCGCAAGCAGGCCGAAGCAAGCGCCGCCTGA